A DNA window from Mytilus edulis chromosome 14, xbMytEdul2.2, whole genome shotgun sequence contains the following coding sequences:
- the LOC139502497 gene encoding P2X purinoceptor 7-like: MSSSGASDVDELPELGIKGSSVHPYQYEPTVLPGRVISESESDPDSDTDSDSKLDASDDDMPLPGLETEVDDISLWCSCSRCSAMPTRRECKCCRNTNVVDSKVEEADLKCITEHEGFQVNCLNQYVLETTYYEYVQDNGPLEDNAMIHETYRYLAYRRFVRWVWHKLRKKNRRILPSCVVTAIRGAFPSQEYCGFKYPK, translated from the exons ATGTCTAGTTCCGGAGCAAGTGATGTTGACGAGTTACCAGAATTAGGAATAAAAGGTTCGTCTGTGCATCCGTATCAGTATGAACCAACAGTTCTCCCGGGAAGAGTTATTTCCGAGTCGGAAAGTGACCCTGACAGTGACACTGACAGTGATAGCAAGTTGGATGCATCGGACGACGATATGCCATTGCCGGGATTAGAAACAGAAGTAGATGACATTAGCTTATG GTGTTCCTGTAGCAGATGTTCAGCAATGCCAACAAGGAGAGAGTGCAAATGTTGCCGGAATACTAATGTTGTGGACAGTAAAGTAGAGGAAGCTGACTTGAAATGTATTACAGAGCATGAAGGATTTCAAGTAAACTGTCTGAACCAGTACGTTTTAGAGACAACATATTATGAATATGTTCAGGATAATGGACCGTTAGAGGACAATGCCATGATTCATGA GACTTATAGATACTTGGCTTACAGAAGGTTTGTAAGATGGGTTTGGCACAAACTGCGAAAGAAAAACAGAAGGATTTTGCCATCATGTGTTGTTACCGCCATTAGAGGTGCTTTTCCATCCCaggaatactgtggattcaaatatccaaaataa